In Aspergillus fumigatus Af293 chromosome 4, whole genome shotgun sequence, one genomic interval encodes:
- a CDS encoding homeobox domain-containing protein, which produces MSISGPCVWLSSLSPPATSHLSAITNHLPATSWNSEQVLSRSRVSPPRLPYPGEKGGHSVQKLAVDMQPSAVLKAENALSASTVVATSNHVRSSEAEMPPPKEAESRSTEETLSRMRLDQLNHSESHPSGVSTPASPSVSKAASLEAKKRPQEETRGDEKDDGEAMGISSDEGGDQKNSSDAKTDKKKMKRFRLTHNQTRFLMSEFTRQAHPDAAHRERLSREIPGLTPRQVQVWFQNRRAKLKRLTSNDRERMLKSRALPDDFDTTQVLRTPFDNKPLSETPVASPRNYMASTTDSNSLKMLLTDGLQRVNDDEYVVSPLSSSSTTGNCFPSTGPDRTPDHFSQHGILGPRPVATLPELQRNTRGTFPFPRSSSFSEVSYPTGLHLPGRFSRPGVEPLNHPGLPYARRPIDYGIPRPANGMVMGYDHSRAMEGSVSPTGQQEQQLPYNVDNNNQQIPSYQTTLTMPAPKGFGSIEMNSHMQPRHMPALHSIPVSDAPDYRPYSYEHHPYSMQTALPYSQANASSMSLPASFPPDTTHIPQVAVSTEDRINQSPQILDPMRGKFGNPSYDYTSYM; this is translated from the exons ATGTCAATCAGTGGGCCTTGCGTCTGGCTGTCGTCGTTGTCGCCTCCTGCAACATCCCATCTCTCTGCGATCACGAACCATTTACCGGCAACTTCCTGGAATAGCGAGCAGGTACTTTCGCGATCAAGGGTGAGCCCGCCAAGGTTGCCCTACCcgggggagaagggaggCCATTCGGTTCAGAAGCTGGCAGTCGACATGCAACCGAGTGCTGTGCTTAAGGCTGAAAATGCCTTATCAGCATCAACCGTTGTGGCAACGTCTAACCATGTACGGAGTTCTGAGGCAGAGATGCCGCCACCAAAGGAAGCAGAAAGCAGAAGTACAGAAGAGACGCTGTCACGAATGAGGCTGGATCAGCTGAACCACAGCGAATCTCATCCTTCTGGGGTCTCAACGCCAGCCAGCCCCTCTGTTTCAAAAGCGGCTTCGCTGGAAGCAAAGAAGCGGCCTCAGGAAGAGACACGaggggatgagaaggacgATGGTGAGGCAATGGGCATATCGTCAGacgaaggaggagatcagAAGAACTCCTCTGACGCAAAGActgacaagaagaagatgaagcggTTCCG CTTGACGCACAATCAGACCCGTTTTTTGATGAGTGAATTCACTCGTCAAGCACACCCAGATGCTGCACATCGTGAACGTCTTTCGAGGGAGATTCCTGGACTGACTCCTCGTCAAGTACAAGTCTGGTTTCAGAATAG GCGAGCCAAACTCAAGCGACTCACAAGCAACGATCGAGAGAGGATGTTAAAGTCCCGGGCTTTACCCGATGATTTTGACACAACTCAGGTTCTGCGTACCCCATTTGACAACAAACCACTCTCAGAGACACCAGTTGCGTCACCCCGAAACTACATGGCGTCTACTACGGATTCTAATTCTCTGAAGATGCTTCTTACGGACGGATTACAACGTGTCAATGACGACGAATACGTGGTTTCTCCGCTGAGTTCGTCGTCTACCACAGGAAATTGCTTCCCTTCAACTGGTCCTGACAGGACACCCGATCACTTTTCCCaacatggcatccttggaCCTCGACCGGTAGCAACGCTGCCAGAACTACAACGGAACACCCGCGGgactttcccttttcctaggtccagcagcttctccgaaGTCTCATACCCCACAGGACTGCATTTGCCCGGCAGGTTCTCGAGGCCGGGAGTCGAACCGCTCAACCATCCCGGCTTGCCATATGCGCGGCGCCCCATCGACTATGGAATTCCCAGACCGGCCAATGGAATGGTTATGGGCTACGACCATTCTCGGGCCATGGAAGGCTCTGTGTCACCTACtggccagcaggagcagcagtTGCCATACAACGTGGACAACAACA ACCAGCAGATCCCAAGCTACCAAACCACACTCACTATGCCAGCTCCAAAaggctttggcagcataGAGATGAACTCACATATGCAACCTCGACACATGCCCGCTTTACACTCGATACCGGTGTCAGATGCACCTGACTACCGGCCTTACTCCTACGAGCATCATCCATACAGCATGCAAACAGCATTACCTTATTCGCAAGCCAACGCTTCGAGTATGAGCctccctgcttccttcccacCGGACACGACACATATTCCACAGGTGGCCGTCTCTACTGAAGACCGGATCAATCAATCCCCTCAGATCTTGGATCCTATGCGAGGGAAATTCGGCAACCCATCCTATGACTATACCAGCTACATGTGA